A region from the Plutella xylostella chromosome 6, ilPluXylo3.1, whole genome shotgun sequence genome encodes:
- the LOC105383796 gene encoding uncharacterized protein LOC105383796: MVWVRPKDIEYPKQWHKFEGPTGRKFIIKDLTPEYYDIALGYTTNIFMHESNIMGPLRIFHDPTERSKLQQKWLSIFKRNASLVCVTDEELPRVAGIHITVVREKHDEKQDLPATTAYDKFVKAVEDLLKESNFYEKFGGDTYLSSLGLFVLPEFRCQGIATEFLRTRLIMCKALGLRGTANVFSTPHAQLAARRVGYQVAAVLRPDQTSLDIQADLAAMGAAVDT; the protein is encoded by the exons ATGGTGTGGGTGCGTCCGAAAGACATTGAGTATCCGAAACAATGGCACAAGTTTGAAGGTCCGACAGGGcgtaagtttataataaaggATCTAACTCCAGAGTACTACGATATTGCACTTGGCTACACCACGAATATCTTCATGCATGAATCCAATATCATGGGACCCCTGA GAATATTCCACGACCCCACTGAGCGCAGTAAGTTGCAGCAGAAGTGGCTGTCCATATTCAAGCGGAACGCGTCCCTGGTGTGTGTGACGGACGAGGAGCTGCCTCGCGTGGCCGGTATACACATCACGGTGGTTAGAGAGAAGCATGACGAGAAacag GACCTACCAGCCACAACGGCTTATGATAAATTCGTGAAAGCAGTGGAAGACCTCCTGAAAGAGTCTAATTTCTACGAGAAGTTCGGTGGAGACACGTATCTGTCTTCACTTGGCCTGTTCGTGCTGCCTGAGTTCAGGTGCCAGGGCATCGCTACTGAGTTCTTGAGAACTAG ATTAATAATGTGCAAAGCATTAGGACTCCGTGGTACTGCCAACGTGTTCTCCACACCGCATGCTCAGCTCGCAGCCAGGCGGGTGGGCTACCAGGTGGCCGCAGTACTCAGGCCGGATCAGACCTCGTTGGACATACAGGCCGACTTGGCCGCAATGGGCGCTGCCGTTGACACGTAA
- the LOC105384101 gene encoding synaptic vesicle glycoprotein 2A, whose product MKGKLELMEKADAVRPVSHAATVEEALTVTGFGKYNLCLLLVCTGSLQAMGLDMFGSSFTVAAAVCDLHLTLTQQALLTGIPLAGAVLGAQLWGYVCDARGRRLTLVVSMAAGAALGSCSSLAPGCVSMAVLKLLSATFTSASNSGAYTLVGECCDARSRGRAMLLCTCALMCCQAVAAVITYPILLLDFSYPIEFLGINYRPWRLLVLALYIPCLLVAYLLTHFEESPKFLASKGRYEEALDVLKRIYACNTGKGRDEFPIKKLIPEVGEEESSSTEGCSFFGAMWRQTAALFRPPLLTTTLQLYYLVAVIYMTGSGFLLWLPYIMNNLFAVLETGGGQNMNLCSVIAMTPSDDVLITENNSTLTEVCNDTIQNTTLISSIIYGSLAMCANLVLSLTAGSRKRLAMLCILTVSSTSALLVNLVPVPLAGVMFYFFFVMSALSMGILSVYFVELYSTSVRGMAACLSVMVGRSSAFIGVNAIGALLVNNCEATFYGWSILLLSAFVFTWFLPRDKDPQK is encoded by the exons ATGAAGGGTAAACTAGAGTTAATGGAGAAAGCCGATGCAGTGCGACCGGTGTCACACGCAGCGACTGTGGAAGAGGCGCTGACTGTCACTG GGTTCGGCAAATACAACCTGTGCCTGCTCCTGGTGTGCACGGGGTCGCTGCAGGCCATGGGGCTGGACATGTTCGGGTCCTCCTTCACCGTGGCGGCCGCCGTGTGCGACCTGCACCTCACGCTGACGCAGCAGGCGCTGCTGACTGGGATACCTCTTGCAG GCGCAGTACTAGGCGCGCAGCTGTGGGGCTACGTGTGCGAcgcgcgcgggcggcggctcACGCTCGTGGTGTCCATGGCCGCCGGCGCCGCACTCGGCTCCTGCAGCAGTCTGGCGCCCGGGTGTGTCTCCATGGCCGTGCTGAAGCTGTTGAGCGCTACTTT CACTTCAGCCAGCAACTCGGGCGCTTACACGCTGGTGGGCGAGTGCTGCGACGCGCGCTCCCGCGGCCGCGCCATGCTGCTGTGTACTTGTGCCCTCATGTGCTGCCAGGCTGTTGCTGCTG tgATCACATACCCAATCCTGCTCCTCGACTTTTCCTATCCGATCGAGTTCCTCGGCATCAACTACCGGCCGTGGCGCCTGCTGGTGCTGGCTCTCTACATCCCTTGTCTCCTGGTAGcctacctgctcacgcacttcGAGGAGAGCCCCAAGTTCCTCGCCAGCAAGGGGAGGTATGAAGAGGCGCTGGATGTGTTGAAGAGGATCTATGCTTGTAACACTGGCAAAGGACGGGATGAGTTTCCT ATCAAGAAGCTGATCCCCGAGGTCGGCGAAGAGGAGTCCTCCTCTACGGAAGGCTGCTCGTTCTTCGGTGCCATGTGGAGGCAGACGGCGGCGTTGTTCCGCCCCCCGCTCCTCACCACCACCCTGCAGCTGTACTACCTCGTCGCTGTTATTTACATGAC TGGCAGTGGTTTCCTACTCTGGCTGCCGTACATCATGAACAACCTGTTCGCGGTACTAGAGACGGGCGGGGGGCAGAACATGAACCTCTGCTCCGTCATCGCCATGACGCCCAGTGACGACGTCCTTATCACTGAGAATAATTCT ACGCTAACAGAAGTCTGCAACGACACAATCCAGAACACAACATTAATATCCTCCATCATCTATGGATCTCTTGCGATGTGTGCAAACCTGGTACTTTCACTAACGGCTGGCTCAAGAAAGCGTCTGGCCATGCTGTGTATCCTGACGGTCTCCAGTACTTCTGCTCTCCTGGTCAACTTGGTCCCGGTGCCGTTGGCTGGAGTCATGTTCTACTTCTTCTTCGTCATGAGCGCCTTGTCCATGGGGATATTGAGCGTGTATTTTGTGGAGCTTTACTCTACTTCTGTGAG GGGTATGGCGGCATGCCTGTCGGTCATGGTGGGGCGCTCCAGTGCCTTCATAGGAGTGAATGCCATCGGAGCCCTACTAGTGAACAACTGTGAAGCAACGTTCTATGGCTGGTCGATACTGCTGCTGA GTGCATTTGTCTTCACGTGGTTCTTGCCGAGGGACAAGGACCCACAGAAATGA